In the genome of Vicia villosa cultivar HV-30 ecotype Madison, WI linkage group LG7, Vvil1.0, whole genome shotgun sequence, one region contains:
- the LOC131618132 gene encoding GATA transcription factor 9-like: MEAPDYFVGGGYYGAAGGLDQFSPEKRHGYSDQKPCEPFAIDDLLDFSNADAIMSDGFFDNNVAGNSTNSSTVTAVDSCNSSGDNRFGGSIVPYGFASDVQLTGELCVPYDDMAELEWLSNFVEDSFSAEEELKTLQLLSGAGAVKPQTPESSSSTDTLPPFSADESLRNASFLRPETPLPGKARSKRSRAAPGDWSTRLLHLPDAPVSQMKIMPVKKREDPNAECSGRKCLHCGTDKTPQWRTGPMGPKTLCNACGVRFKSGRLVPEYRPAASPTFVSAKHSNSHRKVLELRRQKEMQRSQHQQLLSHGSIFGVSNGGDEFINYHHHHHCGPEFRHVI, encoded by the exons ATGGAAGCACCGGATTACTTTGTCGGTGGTGGATACTACGGTGCCGCCGGAGGACTCGACCAATTCTCACCGGAGAAACGTCACGGTTACAGTGATCAGAAGCCTTGTGAGCCGTTTGCCATTGATGACTTGCTTGATTTCTCCAATGCTGACGCAATTATGTCAGATGGTTTCTTCGATAACAATGTCGCCGGAAATTCAACCAACTCTTCCACCGTCACTGCTGTTGATAGCTGTAACTCGTCCGGAGATAACCGCTTTGGAGGCTCAATTGTACCGTATGGTTTCGCCAGCGATGTTCAGCTCACCGGTGAACTATGTGTTCCG TATGATGATATGGCGGAATTGGAATGGCTTTCGAATTTCGTGGAAGATTCATTCTCCGCTGAAGAGGAATTGAAAACACTGCAACTCCTCTCCGGTGCCGGTGCAGTTAAACCACAGACACCGGAATCTTCCTCTTCCACCGACACGCTTCCTCCGTTTTCGGCGGACGAGAGTTTACGCAACGCTTCGTTTCTCCGGCCGGAAACACCTCTCCCTGGGAAAGCACGGAGCAAACGCTCACGCGCTGCTCCAGGAGACTGGTCCACGCGCCTACTTCATCTGCCAGACGCGCCAGTTTCTCAGATGAAGATTATGCCGGTGAAGAAGCGTGAGGATCCGAATGCGGAATGCTCCGGGAGAAAATGTCTGCATTGCGGTACCGACAAGACGCCGCAGTGGCGAACCGGACCGATGGGACCGAAGACACTGTGCAATGCTTGCGGCGTGAGGTTTAAGTCCGGTAGGTTGGTGCCGGAGTATCGACCGGCGGCGAGTCCGACTTTCGTTTCGGCGAAGCATTCGAATTCGCATAGGAAGGTTCTGGAACTGAGGAGGCAGAAAGAGATGCAAAGATCACAGCATCAACAGCTTCTAAGTCATGGTTCAATTTTCGGCGTATCCAACGGTGGAGATGAGTTtatcaattatcatcatcatcatcattgtgGGCCAGAGTTTAGGCATGTGATCTAG
- the LOC131619892 gene encoding uncharacterized protein LOC131619892: MESIFHQREMVSMKINMKRKKIISHKSLFLLTMMKTKRFAIRKKRTCVKSLQQQQQSFSSTQAEPEFYLPDECWEHVLTFLINPVKPVKPFRVIKPANPFHVFPFPTDSVHGKIKDKYKRNFESLSLVSKRFLTITNRLIFSMRINHLQFCHLPRFFHRFSNLNSLHLSFDSSHDLDYASIDLALRDRSTLKSLSIFGIDLNDANYITSHYIDFFRSFKALNSLKFQSSQISDYLLSSIAKEGLPFKNFVLQNCTGYSFQGIYSFLSKCSGIKHLGIQGDDFLNNHHIFRLSLLLPDLISVNLSECSKLRESALFALIKNCHSLSEITMERIYMDGFESEENYDILKDFDVNPHFKFLRLANNSFMNNETIILFASVFPNLQLLDLSFCPSIFKKGICQVLSRCYKLRHLNLTYCNDVRGLKMNFVVHQLEGLDLNDTNVDDETLYEISKSCCGLLRLSLDWCEYVTEKGVMRVIENCTQLKEIDLSNCEKVNVDVVVSMLSSRPSFEKFDEILFL, encoded by the coding sequence ATGGAATCCATATTCCATCAACGTGAGATGGTGAGTATGAAAATCAacatgaaaagaaagaagataatATCTCACAAATCACTCTTCCTCCTCACTATGATGAAGACGAAACGATTTGCTATAAGAAAGAAGAGAACTTGTGTCAAATctcttcaacaacaacagcaatcGTTTTCTTCTACACAAGCAGAACCTGAGTTTTACTTACCTGATGAGTGCTGGGAGCATGTCTTGACATTCCTCATCAACCCGGTCAAGCCGGTCAAGCCGTTCCGTGTCATCAAGCCGGCCAACCCGTTCCATGTCTTCCCATTCCCCACTGACTCGGTCCACGGCAAAATTAAAGACAAATACAAACGCAATTTTGAATCTCTATCTCTTGTCTCAAAACGCTTCCTTACCATCACCAACCGTCTCATATTCTCTATGAGAATTAATCATCTACAGTTTTGTCATCTTCCTCGTTTCTTTCATAGATTTTCCAACCTTAATTCCCTTCACCTCTCCTTCGACTCCTCTCATGATCTCGACTATGCATCCATTGATTTGGCTCTCCGTGACAGATCAACATTGAAATCTTTATCTATTTTTGGGATTGACCTAAACGATGCAAACTATATTACTTCCCATTACATTGATTTCTTCCGGAGTTTCAAGGCTTTGAATTCTCTTAAGTTTCAGTCTTCTCAAATATCTGATTATTTGCTTTCCTCTATTGCAAAAGAAGGCCTTCCTTTCAAGAATTTTGTTCTTCAAAATTGTACCGGCTATAGTTTTCAGGGAATTTACAGTTTCTTATCTAAGTGTAGTGGGATAAAACATTTGGGTATTCAAGGTGatgattttttaaataatcatcatATTTTTCGGTTGTCTTTGCTTCTTCCTGATTTGATATCAGTAAACCTTAGTGAATGTTCCAAGCTTAGAGAATCAGCTTTGTTTGCACTCATTAAGAACTGTCATTCACTTAGTGAGATCACAATGGAACGCATATATATGGATGGTTTCGAGAGTGaagaaaattatgatattttaaaagattttgatgtGAACCCTCACTTCAAGTTTCTACGTTTGGCTAACAATTCATTTATGAACAACGAGACCATCATATTGTTTGCTTCCGTTTTCCCCAATTTACAACTTCTCGATTTAAGTTTTTGCCCGAGCATATTTAAAAAAGGTATTTGTCAAGTTTTAAGTAGATGTTATAAGCTTAGACATCTAAACTTGACTTACTGTAATGATGTGAGAGGACTTAAAATGAATTTTGTAGTTCACCAGCTAGAGGGGTTGGACTTAAATGATACAAATGTTGATGATGAAACCCTCTATGAGATCTCAAAGAGTTGTTGTGGGCTTTTGCGACTATCATTGGATTGGTGTGAATATGTCACAGAAAAGGGAGTGATGCGTGTGATTGAGAACTGCACACAACTGAAGGAGATCGATTTGTCAAATTGTGAAAAAGtgaatgttgatgttgttgtctcAATGCTTTCATCAAGGCCATCATTCGAAAAATTTgatgaaattttgtttttgtga